Below is a window of Streptomyces sp. NBC_01429 DNA.
GTCCATGCACTTGCCCAGGGCCTGGAGCCGGCCGTCCTCCGTCATCTGCCAGCGCTGGGCCTCGGTGCCGTTGCAGGTCCACACCTGGAGCACGCTGCCGTCCTGCGGATCGGAGTTGGCGATGTGCGCGCACGTGTCGTTCATCCCCGTCAACGCCCCCTCGGCCGGCGCCGGTTCCTCGGGAGCCGGTTCCTCGGCCGCCGGATCACCGGACGCCGGGGGCGGATCCGGGAGCTGCGAGTGGGAGGTGCCGGACCCCTTGGGGGTCTTGGACGTGTCCGAATCCCTGAGCAGGCCGACGGCCGTCAGCGAGCCCGCGACGACGAGCACGGCGACCGCAGCGGCCGCCCACCGGAAGGTCCGGCGCCGGTCGCGTCCGGGCGGGGAACCCGCTGTCCCCGTACCCGTACCCGTATGCGCGGCGGAGTCCGGCGCCGGGGCCAGCGCCGTCATAGGAGCTGTTCGGGGGGCCGTCCGAGCGTCGGCGAGCGTGGCGTCCATGAGCGTGGCGTCCGCCGCCGCTCGCGTCGGATCGGGAACGGGGGTCTCCGCCTGTGCCACCAGCGCCCGGTACACCGGGTTCTCGGTGAGCGAGGTCCGGACGTCGCACCGCCGGATGATCTCCGCCGGGTCCGGCCGGAGAGCGGGATCCGTGCTGACGCACGACGTGATCAGCTCAGCGACCCGGCTGTCGACGCCGGTGAGGTCGGTCTCGCCCCTCATGCTGCGGTACACCACCGACGCCATGGTCGAACCGAACGGCGCCCGCCCGGTCGCCGCGTACGCCATCGTGGCCCCGAGCGCGAACATGTCCGCCGCGGGCCCGACCGGCCCTTCGGTCATCGCTTCGGGCGCGGTGTAGCCGAGGCTGCCCACCGTCTGCCCGGCCTGGGTCAGCACGGTGTGGTCCGTGGCGCGCGCGATGCCGAAGTCGATCAGCCGCGGACCGACGGACGACAGGATGATGTTCTGGGGTTTCAGGTCGCGGTGGCTGACCCCGCGCGCGTGCACATCCGCCAGCGCCTCAGCCAGCGCCGCGAACAGCAGCAGGCACACCTCCGCCGGCAGCCCTTCCGCCGGCAGTCCCTCCGCCGTCGGCACGGCCGCGCCGAGCGTGGGGCCGGACACGTACTCGGTCGCCAGCCAGTACGGCTTGGAGGTGACGTCGTAATCCACCAGGGCCGCCGTATAGGCGCTGCGCACCCTGCCGACCGTCTCGACCTCGCGGCGGAAGCGGGTCAGTACGTCGGCGGACTGGGCGAAATCGTCCCTGACGACCTTCAGCGCGAGCAGCCGGCCCCCTGGCGAACGTCCGAGGTACACCTGCCCCATACCTCCGGCGCCGATACGCCCGAGAATGGTGTGGTGGCCGAGCTTGGTGGGGTCAGTGGTACGAAGCTGGTTCACGGCGGGACCATCTCACATACCCCGTAGGGGGAGTTGAACTGGGTGTCGAACGCGACGGCCGGGGCTGACGCCCGCGCGGACCGTGACCTTCAGGGGGGGGCAAACGCCGATCCGCCCCTGACCCCGACGCCGCCGACCGCGCTCGGGGCGCCGGTCGCTTCGTGGAGTGGGGCGGCTGCTCGGCGTGGAGTGTCAGACGATGCGCGGAACGGCACCGGAGACGGTGGTGCTCCAGTTGGTGACGAGGGGCTTCTCGACGGTGGCGGTGTCGGGGAGCTTGACCTCGGCGGGGTTCTCGTCCTCTTCGGTGACGGCGATGATGAGGAAGCCGAACTCCACGCCGTCGTTCGTGTTGGTGCTCTTGGGGCTGACGCCGGTGTAGGCGACGGTGGAGCCGCTCAGCTTGA
It encodes the following:
- a CDS encoding serine/threonine protein kinase, whose amino-acid sequence is MNQLRTTDPTKLGHHTILGRIGAGGMGQVYLGRSPGGRLLALKVVRDDFAQSADVLTRFRREVETVGRVRSAYTAALVDYDVTSKPYWLATEYVSGPTLGAAVPTAEGLPAEGLPAEVCLLLFAALAEALADVHARGVSHRDLKPQNIILSSVGPRLIDFGIARATDHTVLTQAGQTVGSLGYTAPEAMTEGPVGPAADMFALGATMAYAATGRAPFGSTMASVVYRSMRGETDLTGVDSRVAELITSCVSTDPALRPDPAEIIRRCDVRTSLTENPVYRALVAQAETPVPDPTRAAADATLMDATLADARTAPRTAPMTALAPAPDSAAHTGTGTGTAGSPPGRDRRRTFRWAAAAVAVLVVAGSLTAVGLLRDSDTSKTPKGSGTSHSQLPDPPPASGDPAAEEPAPEEPAPAEGALTGMNDTCAHIANSDPQDGSVLQVWTCNGTEAQRWQMTEDGRLQALGKCMDVEWSGTENGTPVRLWECNTSDAQKWEPQPDGTLRNTGSGRCLDIPSGNTENGTELAIWDCMGNDNQIWRLPG